A portion of the Halobacillus ihumii genome contains these proteins:
- a CDS encoding YlzJ-like family protein, which produces MTLYTPLSEHDIFPQPYKDGNIVFENYKNCQVKCLDQGNGKKQILQVLSTNPTDYMDPTLQPGQWLDS; this is translated from the coding sequence ATGACCCTGTACACACCACTTAGTGAACATGATATATTTCCTCAGCCATATAAAGATGGGAATATTGTATTTGAAAATTACAAAAATTGTCAGGTGAAGTGTTTAGATCAAGGCAATGGAAAAAAGCAAATTCTTCAAGTATTATCGACCAATCCAACTGATTACATGGACCCGACTTTACAACCAGGACAATGGCTGGACTCGTAA
- a CDS encoding FtsK/SpoIIIE family DNA translocase: MGKKRKKKGKSRKKRSALKEQLQLELIGLLFLFIAVFGSGASIISDGAIPGGLEHFWQFIFGVWYFAASLFFLITGIYLMVKRKWPQLLHKRMIGIYFIFTSLLLFTHVETLADELQNDSGSVFGLTWDRLISMMSGEAPVSAIGGGLIGAFLLLITYYLFSSIGAIIVSIFLFLVGIMFVTERSIGDLLAKSWDKTKEFFTIAREQSETRRESKKVAEPPPKKEAASTIDVIDDSRAEVEEEYPEPIIQDFTEQANQKPKYSETTPEEQNEDQVLEKSVSTAELENPDYKLPGMDLLDEPTSSTQSQARSHIQATVRKLEKTFHSFGVKAKVTKVHVGPAVTKYEVYPDVGVKVSKIVNLNDDLALALAAKDIRIEAPIPGKSAVGIEVPNTEVSMVSLREVLETGKTKPDAKLSFALGRDISGEAVMAELNKMPHLLVAGATGSGKSVCINGIITSVLMRAKPHEVKMMMIDPKKVELNVYNGIPHLLAPVVTDPKKASRALMKVVSEMERRYDLFSDSGTRNIEGYNEYIKKHNKENDDDQPFLPYIVVLVDELADLMMVASNDVEDAITRLAQMARAAGIHLIIATQRPSVDVITGVIKANIPSRIAFSVSSQTDSRTILDSGGAEKLLGRGDMLFTPVGSGKPTRVQGAFLSDEEVERVVNFCVEQQKAQYQEEMIPEEESEVKQEVDDDLYPDAVQMVIEMQSASVSMIQRRFRVGYTRAARLIDAMEDNGIVGPYEGSKPRNVLVSELKEEQSS; the protein is encoded by the coding sequence ATGGGGAAAAAAAGAAAAAAGAAAGGTAAATCCAGAAAAAAACGATCAGCCCTTAAAGAACAGCTGCAACTTGAGTTGATCGGTTTATTGTTTTTATTTATAGCTGTTTTCGGGAGTGGTGCTTCCATAATAAGCGATGGAGCCATCCCAGGTGGACTCGAACATTTTTGGCAATTTATTTTTGGTGTTTGGTATTTTGCTGCCTCCCTGTTTTTTTTGATAACAGGAATTTATTTAATGGTAAAACGGAAATGGCCGCAACTTTTACATAAACGGATGATCGGTATCTATTTTATTTTCACTTCCCTGCTTCTGTTTACACACGTTGAAACGTTGGCAGACGAGCTGCAAAATGACAGCGGCTCAGTATTTGGCCTGACGTGGGATCGCTTGATAAGTATGATGTCAGGGGAAGCGCCTGTTTCTGCAATTGGCGGGGGGTTAATAGGTGCTTTTCTACTGCTGATTACCTATTACTTGTTTTCTTCAATTGGAGCAATTATCGTTTCCATATTCTTGTTCCTTGTTGGGATCATGTTTGTGACAGAACGATCTATTGGAGACCTGTTAGCAAAAAGCTGGGATAAGACGAAAGAGTTTTTTACGATTGCGCGGGAGCAATCAGAAACGAGACGAGAATCGAAGAAGGTGGCTGAGCCTCCTCCTAAAAAAGAGGCCGCCAGTACCATCGATGTCATTGATGATTCTCGAGCCGAAGTTGAGGAGGAGTATCCTGAGCCAATTATTCAGGATTTTACAGAACAGGCCAACCAGAAGCCGAAATACAGTGAGACAACACCTGAGGAGCAAAATGAGGATCAAGTCCTTGAGAAATCAGTGTCAACTGCTGAACTTGAGAATCCCGACTATAAACTGCCGGGTATGGATTTATTGGACGAACCTACTTCCAGTACCCAAAGTCAGGCGCGATCTCATATTCAGGCAACGGTGAGGAAACTTGAAAAAACTTTTCATAGCTTTGGTGTCAAGGCAAAAGTTACAAAGGTCCATGTCGGCCCCGCTGTAACTAAATATGAAGTCTATCCAGATGTTGGGGTGAAGGTGAGCAAAATTGTTAATTTAAATGACGATCTTGCCTTGGCACTGGCGGCAAAGGATATTCGTATTGAAGCACCGATACCAGGCAAGTCTGCTGTAGGGATTGAAGTGCCGAACACTGAAGTATCGATGGTATCATTGCGTGAAGTACTGGAAACAGGAAAAACCAAACCGGATGCGAAGCTCAGCTTTGCCCTGGGACGGGATATTTCCGGGGAAGCAGTTATGGCAGAGCTTAATAAAATGCCCCACTTGCTTGTAGCAGGGGCAACAGGAAGCGGTAAAAGTGTCTGTATTAACGGTATTATTACCAGTGTCCTAATGCGAGCGAAGCCCCACGAAGTGAAGATGATGATGATAGACCCGAAAAAAGTTGAACTCAACGTCTATAATGGCATTCCTCATTTATTGGCACCTGTAGTGACGGATCCTAAGAAGGCATCCCGTGCTCTCATGAAAGTCGTTTCGGAAATGGAAAGAAGGTATGACCTGTTCTCAGATTCCGGAACGAGAAATATCGAAGGGTACAACGAATATATCAAGAAACATAACAAGGAAAACGATGATGACCAGCCGTTTTTACCGTACATTGTTGTGCTGGTTGATGAATTAGCTGACTTAATGATGGTTGCTTCAAATGATGTAGAAGATGCGATTACACGTCTGGCGCAGATGGCAAGGGCTGCCGGCATCCATTTAATCATTGCTACTCAGCGGCCTTCCGTTGATGTTATTACAGGGGTCATCAAGGCCAATATTCCATCCCGAATTGCCTTTAGCGTTTCTTCTCAAACTGACTCGAGAACTATTTTAGACTCAGGCGGTGCAGAGAAATTGCTTGGCCGAGGTGATATGTTGTTCACTCCTGTAGGTTCCGGAAAACCAACACGTGTCCAAGGTGCATTTTTATCAGATGAAGAAGTTGAACGGGTTGTCAATTTCTGTGTGGAACAGCAAAAGGCTCAATACCAGGAAGAGATGATTCCAGAAGAAGAAAGTGAAGTGAAACAGGAAGTTGATGATGATTTGTACCCAGATGCAGTACAAATGGTGATTGAGATGCAAAGTGCCAGTGTCTCTATGATTCAACGCCGTTTCAGAGTAGGCTATACAAGAGCCGCTCGTTTAATAGATGCAATGGAAGACAACGGGATTGTAGGTCCTTACGAAGGAAGTAAACCGAGAAATGTTCTTGTCTCGGAACTGAAAGAAGAACAATCCAGTTAA
- a CDS encoding GntR family transcriptional regulator, whose protein sequence is MSIRQDTRHLYLQVIEQIKRDIENGIFFEKEKLPSEFELSKSLGVSRATLREALRILEEESIVTRRHGVGTFVNPKPVFTSGIEELDSVTGMIRKSGMTPGSQYLSAELVEPTEDDRSRFAPVEIHNLARVERVRTADQQPVVYCTDRIPEELIPLEQVREADSMFGILERYTGKTISYAVTHIEPIGYHEKISPILNSEPDQALLLLKQMHYTKDDEPVLLSSNYFRADKFSFHVLRKRV, encoded by the coding sequence ATGTCCATCAGACAGGATACTCGCCACCTGTACTTACAGGTAATCGAGCAAATAAAACGAGATATAGAAAACGGCATTTTTTTCGAAAAGGAAAAACTGCCCTCAGAATTTGAACTCTCTAAATCATTAGGTGTTTCACGAGCTACATTAAGAGAAGCTTTAAGAATTCTTGAAGAGGAAAGCATTGTAACAAGAAGGCACGGGGTAGGTACTTTCGTAAACCCAAAACCTGTTTTCACTTCCGGGATTGAAGAACTGGATAGTGTCACAGGAATGATTAGAAAGTCCGGCATGACACCTGGGTCGCAGTATTTATCAGCTGAACTAGTCGAGCCGACAGAAGATGATCGGAGTCGGTTTGCCCCTGTTGAGATACATAATTTAGCTAGAGTAGAACGTGTTCGAACAGCTGATCAGCAGCCGGTTGTTTACTGTACAGACAGGATTCCAGAAGAACTTATTCCCCTAGAACAGGTGAGAGAAGCGGATTCTATGTTTGGAATTCTTGAGAGATATACAGGGAAAACGATCAGCTATGCTGTCACCCATATTGAGCCGATCGGTTATCATGAAAAAATCTCTCCGATATTGAACAGTGAACCTGATCAGGCACTGCTGTTATTGAAGCAGATGCACTACACGAAAGATGATGAGCCTGTCTTGCTTTCATCCAATTATTTCAGAGCAGATAAGTTTAGTTTTCACGTGTTGCGAAAGAGAGTGTAA